A window of the Nibribacter ruber genome harbors these coding sequences:
- the porV gene encoding type IX secretion system outer membrane channel protein PorV: MNRTTTRSIFICFLLMAATGLSTFAQNSIGQNIQDYRPITTAVPILLIAPDARAAAMGDVGVATSPDANSTYWNPAKLGFIESDFEASLSYTPWLKKVVSDMYLAYLSGHKRLTPNSSIAVSLMYFDLGEIIFSQTGTDQQPFNPKEYAVNVSYGQKLSENLSLGVGARYIRSNLAGNTNVVNPSGNYESQPGNSAAVDLGIYYTRDLNIGSKNVNLALGGNISNMGAKISYSTAGRKDFLPTNLRLGTALTMELDPYNKITLAIDGNKLLVPYSAPDDASSNDQTNVFAGIFKSFNDAPGGASEEFKEITLSSGLEYWYDNTFAARAGYFYENELKGGRKYLTMGLGLRYQQFGVDAAYLIPSDQNNPLAQTLRFSLHFKFDGQ, from the coding sequence ATGAACCGTACAACGACCAGGTCTATTTTCATCTGCTTTCTGTTAATGGCCGCCACCGGTCTGTCTACGTTTGCCCAAAACTCCATTGGTCAAAATATTCAAGATTACAGGCCTATCACTACGGCCGTTCCTATCTTATTGATAGCCCCAGATGCCCGGGCCGCAGCCATGGGAGATGTTGGGGTAGCCACCTCACCAGATGCCAACAGTACTTATTGGAACCCGGCCAAGTTAGGATTTATAGAATCTGACTTTGAGGCGTCTCTGTCCTATACCCCTTGGTTGAAAAAGGTTGTTTCTGACATGTACCTTGCTTACTTATCAGGGCACAAGAGATTGACGCCTAACTCTTCTATTGCGGTGTCTTTAATGTACTTTGACTTAGGCGAGATCATTTTCTCCCAGACCGGAACTGACCAACAGCCCTTCAACCCGAAGGAATATGCGGTCAATGTTTCTTATGGTCAAAAGTTGAGTGAGAATTTGAGCTTAGGTGTTGGCGCCAGATACATTCGTTCTAACCTTGCCGGTAACACCAACGTGGTAAATCCCAGCGGAAACTATGAGTCACAGCCGGGTAACTCGGCTGCTGTAGATCTTGGCATCTATTATACCAGAGACCTCAACATAGGAAGCAAGAACGTGAATCTAGCCCTAGGTGGCAACATCTCTAACATGGGCGCTAAGATTTCTTATAGTACGGCTGGCAGAAAGGACTTTTTACCAACTAACCTGCGTCTTGGAACAGCCTTGACCATGGAGCTAGATCCTTACAATAAAATTACCCTGGCCATTGATGGAAACAAGCTACTGGTTCCTTACTCGGCTCCAGATGATGCTTCTTCTAACGACCAGACTAACGTCTTTGCCGGTATCTTTAAATCCTTTAACGACGCTCCAGGAGGTGCTAGCGAAGAGTTTAAAGAAATCACCTTATCCAGCGGCTTAGAATATTGGTATGATAATACCTTTGCAGCCCGCGCTGGATACTTCTATGAGAATGAGTTGAAAGGTGGAAGAAAATATCTGACAATGGGTTTAGGACTACGCTATCAACAGTTCGGGGTAGATGCGGCATACCTAATTCCCAGCGACCAGAACAACCCATTAGCCCAAACGCTAAGATTTTCTCTACACTTCAAATTTGACGGGCAATAA
- a CDS encoding M16 family metallopeptidase: MSLNRTVAPSIQDAADIPILVPEVITTLSGARVHIAHSTIQPIIRVEFVFKAGKWYQTRPALASLTAKMLLEGTTHRTAKQIAETADFYGATLDVSHGFDRSTVTLYCLSKFLPDLLPLFFEVIHEPAFLEQELALLKQRLIQTLSVDKQKNGYLASEAYSLQLYGPSHPYTTLITEEEINSVTQEDIKAFHATQYRIQEAEVFIAGEFSLEARNYFLKTLSSSATGEPIHNTLTFTATPSLPDLKHVQTKNQMQAAIRVGSEVVAPHHPDFPALYFTTHLLGGYFGSRLMKNIREEKGYTYGIYSSLSTKENSTTFTIGTEVKGDKTAETLFEIEKELKRLIVESVTDEELHTVKKHLSGKFVSDEATLFDQVDRYKSTVFLHLSPNHYHTLVKEFNDMTSEKIKETAERYIKFDQLLKVIAGGS, from the coding sequence ATGAGTTTAAATAGAACGGTAGCCCCTTCCATCCAAGATGCTGCTGATATTCCCATATTGGTACCAGAAGTAATTACTACCCTATCTGGTGCGAGAGTACATATTGCACATTCTACAATTCAACCCATCATACGGGTTGAATTTGTGTTTAAGGCGGGTAAGTGGTATCAAACGAGACCTGCGTTGGCTTCTTTAACAGCCAAAATGCTGCTAGAAGGCACAACCCATAGAACAGCCAAACAGATTGCTGAAACTGCTGATTTCTATGGCGCTACCTTAGATGTATCGCATGGATTTGATAGATCTACGGTTACCTTGTACTGCTTGTCAAAGTTCTTACCAGACTTGTTGCCTCTCTTTTTTGAGGTAATACATGAACCTGCTTTCTTAGAACAAGAACTGGCCCTTTTAAAGCAGCGGTTAATCCAGACATTGTCTGTAGATAAACAAAAGAATGGGTACCTGGCGTCAGAAGCTTATTCCTTGCAATTATACGGTCCTTCCCACCCGTATACTACCTTAATCACAGAAGAGGAGATAAACTCTGTCACGCAGGAGGATATAAAAGCCTTCCATGCCACTCAGTACAGAATCCAAGAAGCAGAAGTTTTCATAGCCGGTGAATTTTCGTTAGAAGCAAGAAATTACTTTTTAAAAACTCTATCCTCTTCCGCAACGGGAGAACCTATCCATAATACATTAACATTTACGGCTACTCCATCGCTTCCTGACTTAAAGCATGTTCAAACGAAGAACCAAATGCAGGCGGCCATAAGAGTAGGCAGTGAAGTGGTAGCACCTCATCATCCTGATTTTCCTGCCTTGTATTTCACAACGCATCTATTGGGTGGATACTTTGGTTCCAGGCTCATGAAGAACATTCGTGAAGAAAAGGGATATACTTATGGGATATATTCTTCTCTTTCTACGAAAGAAAACAGTACTACCTTCACGATAGGCACAGAAGTCAAAGGCGATAAAACTGCCGAAACGTTATTTGAAATTGAGAAGGAGTTAAAGCGCCTAATAGTTGAGTCTGTCACAGATGAGGAATTACATACGGTGAAAAAGCATCTGAGCGGCAAGTTTGTTTCTGATGAGGCTACCTTGTTTGATCAAGTGGACCGTTATAAGTCAACTGTATTCCTACATTTATCCCCAAATCATTATCATACACTTGTTAAGGAATTCAATGATATGACATCTGAGAAAATAAAAGAGACCGCTGAACGATACATTAAGTTTGACCAATTGTTGAAAGTAATTGCTGGTGGCAGTTAA
- a CDS encoding glycosyltransferase, producing the protein MAYIILIGPAHPFRGGIAAFNERLAQTWQAMGHKVDIITFTVQYPAILFPGKTQYSDSDRPEGISIKRELNSINPLSWVKVGWKVKKAKPDILFLRFWLPFLAPSLGTVARIAKTNKSTKVIALTDNVIPHESRPGDELLTQYFINACDAFVSMSKSVTEDLAKFTDKKEVFFQPHPLYDVFGPAIEKQEAKRQLGLSDKPYLLFFGFIREYKGLDLLLEAMADVRLANLNLNLIVAGEYYEEKERYEAIIEERKLGKRVVLHTEYIPDTQVAAYFCASDLVVQPYKTATQSGVTQIAYYYNKPMVVTNVGGLPEIVPAGKVGYVVSIKVKAIADAIYDYYSNEREASFVKGVQEEKKRFSWEVMGKGILELAGRL; encoded by the coding sequence ATGGCGTACATCATATTAATTGGACCCGCCCATCCATTCAGGGGCGGCATAGCAGCATTTAACGAGCGCCTAGCTCAGACATGGCAAGCTATGGGTCATAAAGTGGATATTATCACTTTCACCGTACAATACCCCGCCATTCTTTTTCCAGGAAAGACGCAATATTCAGATAGTGACCGTCCGGAAGGTATTTCCATAAAGAGGGAATTGAATTCAATTAATCCTTTATCATGGGTTAAAGTAGGCTGGAAGGTAAAGAAAGCAAAGCCAGATATTCTATTTCTCCGTTTCTGGCTGCCATTCCTAGCACCCAGCCTTGGAACAGTAGCTCGAATTGCCAAGACCAATAAATCTACAAAGGTCATTGCTTTAACTGACAATGTGATTCCTCATGAGTCGCGTCCAGGAGATGAACTCCTAACCCAATACTTTATAAATGCATGTGACGCTTTTGTTTCCATGTCCAAATCGGTGACTGAGGATTTAGCTAAGTTCACTGATAAGAAGGAAGTCTTCTTTCAACCTCATCCTTTATATGACGTGTTTGGTCCAGCCATAGAAAAGCAAGAGGCCAAAAGACAGCTTGGGCTTTCAGACAAACCGTACCTCCTGTTCTTTGGTTTTATAAGAGAGTACAAGGGACTGGATTTGTTATTGGAGGCAATGGCAGATGTGAGGCTAGCTAATTTGAATCTGAACTTGATTGTTGCCGGGGAATATTATGAGGAGAAGGAGAGATATGAGGCAATCATAGAAGAAAGGAAACTAGGGAAAAGGGTGGTATTACATACAGAGTACATACCAGATACACAAGTAGCAGCATACTTCTGTGCGAGTGATCTGGTAGTACAGCCTTATAAGACGGCAACCCAAAGTGGAGTAACTCAAATAGCCTACTATTATAACAAGCCAATGGTAGTAACTAATGTAGGTGGGCTGCCAGAGATAGTGCCAGCTGGAAAGGTAGGATATGTGGTTTCTATTAAGGTAAAAGCAATTGCCGATGCAATCTATGACTATTATAGTAATGAGAGAGAAGCTAGCTTTGTAAAAGGAGTGCAAGAAGAAAAGAAGCGTTTTAGTTGGGAAGTAATGGGTAAAGGCATCCTAGAATTAGCTGGGAGATTATAA
- a CDS encoding glycosyltransferase family 2 protein — MQQQIDISIVVPLLNEEESLPELTQWIDRVMKTHGFIYEVILVDDGSTDASWKIIQELASRQPEIRGIRFNRNYGKSAALNTGFKETLGRVVITMDADLQDSPEEIPALYDMIVKEGYDLVSGWKKKRYDPLSKTVPTKLFNAATRKISGIKLHDFNCGLKAYDQRVVKSVEVYGEMHRYIPVIAKWNGFGKIGEKVVQHRERQFGTTKFGLERFIYGFLDLMSITFVSRFKKRPMHFFGSLGTISFILGFLISFWLMAEKVYYSFQNLAVRNVTDQPLFFLALVAVIVGMQLFLAGFLAEMISLTGKKENEYLIRDTVGLQD, encoded by the coding sequence ATGCAACAACAGATAGACATTTCCATAGTGGTTCCTCTCTTAAATGAAGAGGAATCGCTCCCAGAGCTTACCCAGTGGATAGACCGTGTGATGAAGACACACGGTTTTATTTATGAGGTTATTTTAGTAGATGACGGTAGCACAGATGCGTCTTGGAAAATCATTCAAGAACTGGCTTCCCGCCAGCCTGAAATCAGGGGCATACGTTTTAACAGAAATTACGGTAAATCGGCAGCCTTGAATACCGGCTTTAAAGAGACCTTAGGCCGCGTAGTGATTACCATGGATGCAGATTTGCAGGATAGCCCTGAGGAAATTCCCGCCTTGTATGACATGATTGTTAAAGAGGGGTATGATCTGGTTTCTGGCTGGAAAAAGAAGCGCTATGATCCCTTAAGCAAAACGGTTCCTACTAAACTCTTCAATGCGGCCACTAGAAAGATCTCAGGAATTAAACTCCACGACTTTAATTGTGGACTAAAGGCCTATGATCAACGCGTTGTAAAAAGTGTAGAGGTGTACGGAGAGATGCACCGATATATTCCGGTGATTGCGAAGTGGAATGGCTTCGGAAAGATTGGTGAGAAAGTAGTACAACACAGAGAAAGGCAGTTTGGTACCACTAAGTTTGGACTGGAACGGTTCATATATGGCTTTTTGGACCTGATGTCCATCACCTTCGTTTCCAGATTCAAGAAAAGACCCATGCACTTCTTCGGGAGCCTAGGCACCATTTCTTTTATCCTGGGCTTTCTTATCTCCTTCTGGTTAATGGCTGAAAAGGTGTATTACTCATTCCAAAACCTGGCGGTAAGAAATGTGACAGACCAACCCTTGTTCTTCCTGGCACTGGTAGCGGTGATAGTAGGTATGCAACTGTTTCTGGCAGGCTTCTTAGCGGAGATGATTTCCCTAACCGGTAAAAAGGAAAACGAATATCTTATCAGAGATACCGTAGGGCTTCAAGATTAA
- a CDS encoding DUF4199 domain-containing protein, with the protein MDNSVTASNPSVTTVSVGIRYGLITGLVSALYLVILYLTDNSTTWWLGLLGIVIPIVGMVQAFKHFREANGGLMSYGQAIGIGTLMGLVSGIITAITAYVYIEFVDPSVLEALKAGQIEMLEKFNLPEDKLDEEIAKLEESTTAGKQALSSLIGGPVGGFILSLIIGAIMKKKRPEFE; encoded by the coding sequence ATGGACAATTCTGTAACAGCATCCAACCCTTCTGTGACCACAGTTTCAGTGGGTATCCGCTATGGCCTTATAACTGGCCTTGTTTCTGCGCTTTATCTGGTTATCCTTTATCTAACAGATAATTCTACTACTTGGTGGCTGGGGCTGTTGGGGATTGTCATTCCAATTGTGGGCATGGTGCAAGCCTTTAAACACTTCAGAGAAGCAAATGGGGGATTAATGTCGTATGGCCAGGCAATCGGAATTGGTACCCTCATGGGGCTGGTCTCCGGAATTATTACGGCTATTACAGCATACGTCTATATAGAATTTGTAGATCCTTCCGTTTTAGAGGCTCTCAAGGCTGGACAGATTGAAATGCTGGAGAAGTTTAACCTGCCAGAAGACAAGTTAGACGAAGAAATTGCCAAATTAGAAGAGTCCACCACCGCTGGTAAGCAAGCTTTGTCAAGTTTGATTGGCGGTCCTGTGGGAGGTTTCATTTTGTCTCTAATTATAGGAGCCATCATGAAGAAGAAGAGACCCGAGTTTGAATAA
- a CDS encoding DUF4199 domain-containing protein: MMVDTSVIKVSSRYGVLGGVVSFVFGLALYLLYKQNPYSEQTELFSTLIFVPVFVFLGVKYFKKYINPELSFAEAFKVAILITLFLAITVALLQLLYTLILGQDLVPQFILEAQTELVKSKLELTKSVGVDNYEMMLKEVSNRSALSLGLKQITLRWLVGFFVSIVSAVFFRK; encoded by the coding sequence ATGATGGTAGACACTTCCGTTATTAAGGTGAGTAGTAGGTATGGAGTGTTGGGAGGTGTAGTTAGCTTTGTCTTCGGGTTAGCCCTTTACCTTCTCTATAAGCAGAACCCATACAGCGAGCAAACAGAATTATTTTCCACCCTCATTTTTGTTCCTGTCTTTGTTTTTCTGGGAGTTAAATATTTTAAAAAGTATATTAATCCAGAATTAAGTTTTGCCGAAGCTTTCAAAGTGGCCATCCTGATTACTTTGTTTCTGGCAATAACCGTAGCCCTGTTACAACTGCTCTATACTCTGATCTTAGGGCAGGACTTGGTTCCTCAATTTATACTAGAGGCTCAAACAGAACTAGTGAAAAGCAAATTGGAGCTCACCAAGAGTGTAGGGGTAGACAACTATGAGATGATGTTGAAGGAAGTGAGCAACAGAAGCGCACTTTCCTTAGGCCTGAAGCAGATAACGCTTCGGTGGTTGGTGGGTTTTTTTGTTAGCATCGTTTCTGCCGTCTTTTTTAGAAAATAG
- a CDS encoding dihydroorotase → MNLLLKNIIIIDSNSSWANKGVDLHIKNGVIQRVGYSLEAQGADVIEEPGLHCSLGWFDMNAHIGEPGFEQRENFESFVTAASYGGFTEVAVLPNLNPITQSRSSVQALKSNNTVSQVTIHPIGAVTENCVGKDLAELLDLHQAGAVAFSDGDRSIQTADTLIKALNYLSLTGSLLINRSEDSKMALGGQMHEGLASTRLGLKGIPSLAEDSQVIRDLQILEYAPGRLHFSQISTASAVEAIRNGKKKGLAISCDVASYQCAFIDASIVPFDSNYKVSPPFRGEEDRLAILEGLADGTIDALVSAHTPLETEAKQLEFDDAHPGIINSQTSFSIANETLSGKLTIQQLIYKLTYGPRIILQLPVPSFEEGSIANLTLFHPDKEWEFNQSNNASLSNNSPFLGKKLKGLVYGTIHNNRFSKNPAYVVA, encoded by the coding sequence GTGAACTTACTGCTTAAGAATATCATCATAATTGACTCAAATTCAAGTTGGGCGAATAAGGGCGTTGACCTGCATATTAAGAATGGAGTGATACAAAGAGTTGGTTATTCTCTAGAAGCACAAGGCGCTGATGTTATTGAAGAGCCGGGCTTACATTGTTCTTTGGGTTGGTTTGATATGAATGCTCATATAGGTGAACCTGGTTTTGAGCAAAGAGAAAATTTTGAATCTTTTGTTACCGCGGCTTCTTATGGTGGATTTACAGAGGTAGCGGTATTGCCTAATTTGAATCCTATTACCCAGTCTCGCTCTTCAGTACAAGCTCTGAAATCTAACAACACTGTTTCGCAAGTCACTATTCATCCCATTGGGGCAGTAACTGAAAATTGTGTAGGGAAGGATTTAGCTGAATTATTGGATCTACATCAGGCTGGAGCAGTAGCCTTTTCAGATGGTGATCGTTCTATCCAAACAGCAGACACCCTCATAAAAGCCTTGAACTACTTAAGCCTTACCGGGAGTCTGCTGATCAACAGGTCTGAAGACAGCAAAATGGCTTTGGGCGGTCAGATGCATGAGGGATTAGCCAGTACACGGCTTGGGCTAAAAGGTATTCCTTCTTTAGCTGAAGACAGTCAGGTTATCAGGGATCTTCAAATTCTTGAATACGCACCAGGTAGATTGCATTTTTCTCAAATTTCTACTGCCTCTGCTGTTGAAGCCATTAGGAATGGAAAGAAAAAAGGGTTGGCCATCTCCTGTGATGTGGCATCCTATCAATGTGCTTTCATAGATGCGTCCATTGTTCCCTTTGATTCTAATTATAAAGTAAGCCCTCCTTTTAGAGGAGAAGAAGATAGGCTTGCTATTCTGGAGGGGTTAGCTGATGGAACAATAGATGCTTTAGTATCTGCCCATACTCCCTTAGAGACAGAAGCAAAACAGTTGGAGTTTGATGATGCGCACCCAGGCATCATTAATAGCCAGACTTCCTTTTCCATCGCGAATGAGACATTGTCTGGTAAATTAACAATACAGCAGCTTATTTATAAGCTCACATACGGCCCAAGAATCATCTTACAGCTACCCGTTCCATCTTTTGAAGAAGGCAGTATTGCAAATCTCACTCTTTTTCACCCAGATAAGGAATGGGAGTTTAACCAATCTAATAATGCCTCTTTATCCAATAATTCTCCTTTTCTAGGGAAGAAACTCAAGGGTCTGGTGTATGGCACCATACATAACAATAGATTTAGCAAAAACCCGGCTTACGTTGTAGCCTAA